DNA from Ignisphaera cupida:
GGAGGAGTAGAATCAACATCATCAGCAATTCCACGAAGCTTATACGCTAATAGATTCCATGACATTCTATAAAATTGCTTAACCATTTTCATTTTTATGTTTCTATTCATAGCCTTTACAATGGCAATAAATACTGTGGATCTTTTCCCAATATTCTTGAAATTCTTTTTAGTTACTAAAGCAACTGTATGTATGGTTATGGTTTCATCTCTTGACATGGTTATATATGAGGTAATGCATTGAAGTTGTGGATCAAAATTATGTAGATATAGAGGAATAATTGAAGAAGACATTAGATAAACAATGTAGCTAAGCTCATCATCTCCTATTTTTGCAAAGTTCTTGCTTTTTATAACATGTTTAATATTGATATTGATGGGCCTGGACAAATCCTTTGAAATAATGTTTACCAAATTTACAATTTTAAGATTTGGTTTTACGGGGGCTGTTTCCACAACTGCTATTTTATAATCACTAAGCTTAACTGGTGTAAATGTTACTATTCTGGCATGCTCAATATTATGACTCACTATAGTTGCACCTTAAGTAGAACTTTCTTGGAAAGTTTTTAAATGTAGTACATAAAAACACATTGATTTAAAACTACAATTATACACATGCTTAAATATTTAAATCTTTGGTCTATCTCAAGATATTGTGTAAAACTCTTTCAGCTTATCCATAACAGGTCTATAGAATTTCTTATAAGGTTCTCCATTAATCATTTTTTCTATTAAATCTTTTGTTCGCACATATTTCTGTTCCTGAAGTACTTTCTCGCCATATTTCTTAATATATTCTTCAATTGGAATTCCATATGTTTTTTGTGGCGTATCTCTATAAATATCGTTAAGTATGTTAAAGGCACAGAATGGTATTATTCTTCCGTCAGGCAAAGCGTAATGTATAACACATCTCATAACTCTTTCAACATCATAGTTCCATTCATCCATGAAATGCATCATTCCAATGAAGAGGAATTTGTAGTGAAACTTTCCCAAAGCTTCATAGTTTCTATGTATGAAAATATCGAGTAATATTGATCTAAACTCTTTCTTTATTTCATCTGGAACTTTATCCCATAGCACAAACTTGTTTAGTATTGACAATATAGATGTTGCTCCAAGGATTTTTGTGAGAAATGCTGGCTTTGTTTTTAGAGATTCATATTTCTTCTCTAAGTAGTCAAGCAGTCCTTCAGCGTCTATGAACCTTGTTATTGGTACGAATTCTATTGAATCATTAACTCTCTTTACATAAACATATGTGGCTGCGCCACATGCTGGATGTGTAGTGAATTCAGCTTTTTTAGATGGATCCAGCAACTCTAGAAATCTAGCTATTGGCACTGCAGCACCTACGGGAAACCAATCATTTTTTGTTATTTCTCCATTTAGCTGCTCCTCCAATTTTCTTATAACCTCTGGAATAGTAATTCTATACCTGTTTCTATCTTGTTTTCGCATCATGCCAACAAGACTTACAGGCTGGAAGTTAACGGCTCTTACAACATCCATATTATATGCCGCTATCTTAACTATATCACCTAGTTCGTGATCATTAACACTTTTTATGACTGTAGGAACAAAAACTACACTCGTCATACCACTATTTCTGAAAACCTCAAGTGTGTAGGGAACTTCCCAATGGTTCTTTGGATTTGTCTCTGGAGTAACACCATCAAAACTTAGATAAACAGTGTTTACCCCTGCATCTCTTAAACGCTTTGTATATTTAATAGCCTCCTCTGGATTAGCTAAGTAAAGTCTAGCAAACTTTATTCCATGCGTATTCAATTGTATATGTCTAACACCCATTTTCCTTAGAGTTTCAACAATATCTTCTAAGTCATCTCTTAATGTTGGTTCTCCTCCTGTTAATTGCACAGCAACAACAATGTTTGGCTGTTTTTTAACAGCCTCAACCATTTTCTTTATGTCATCTATTGTAGGCTCATACACATAACCTGCTTTCTCAGCATAGTAGAAACAGTACCAGCAGCTTAAGTCACATCTATTTGTTGCAACAACATTAAGTAGTGCTGTGTGAGACTTGTGTAAGGGGCAAAGCCCACAGTTGAAAGGGCATGGAGCTGTTGCCGCAGTGTATACATACCCTGGACCAACACCTTCAAAACCATATCTCTCAAATTTTCTATACATTTCAGCATCTTCAAAATACACCTCCTCAATCTCGCCATGCTCAGGGCAGTGACGTCTTATGTATAGCCTATTCTCTCTTTCAATGATGATTGCAGGTAAGGGTCTAAAGCAATAGGGGCACAACGACGATGTATATCTTATAACCCTTTCCCCCTCTTTAATTGTTGGAGAAATTCCACCAAGCGAAATAACTTTCTTACCAACATAAACAACATTTTTTTCTCTATCAACATTAGCCACAATTGCAGGGGTTTTGAGGTCGTCCAATTAAAGCACCTATCCTGTTAACCCTTCCAATTTTGTAGTATAAATTTCTTTCGTGTTTAACACTAGATGTCGCAAGATATTAAAATATTATTAGTCTGGAACTCTTTATTTAGCTTTCCACTTAAAGAGAGTATTCATTCAATATCTATTTTTAGGTTGTTACTGAAATGCAAATTCCAAAAATTGTCTTTGTTGTTCCAGATACTATGATAAGATTATGGGATTACATGCCAAACATAGATTTAATGATTAATAGTATTCGCTGGAAATGGGAAAAACCAACAGCAACTACTGTATGGGTTGATTCAGGGGGTTACCAAGTGATGGTTAAAGGCATGAAACTAACAGTTGATGATGTCTTGAGTAGGTACAGAAGAATTGAAGGTGACTATTTTATGTCTCTAGATATTCCCCCTTCTAGATTTTGTTATACAACCAAAGAACTTGTTAATGAAAATATAAAGAACTTTGAATATCTCTACTCAAAACTTGATGACAAAAACATAGTGCCTATAATACATTGTTATGAAAGTTCATTATTCTTCAAAGCTCTTGATGTATACAAAAGCTATGGAGTTAAACTAATTGGATATGGTGGAGCTGTTCCACCATCACTTGCCAAAGGTGGTAGAGGTAGTAGGACAACACCATTAATACCACTTGCGTTGCTATCTAAATTATTCAATGGCGATATTCACGCACTTGGAATTGGTGGCACTTCAACACTGTATACAGCTTTGAAAATAGTTGGAGTAAAATCAATGGATTCTTCATCGTGGCGTGTCAAGGCTGCTTATGGTAAGGTCATTGTTCCGGGATGTGGTGAAAGATATGTTGGTAATGGAAAGGCAAGTTTTGGAAGAAAGGATTTATCTAAAGAGGATTTTGAAAAGCTTGTTAATGCTCTTCAAAAATCTGGGTTTCCATACATCGAAAAAGTGGATATGCTTATTAAAACATTTCGTGGTAGAGCCATAATTAATGCATGGATTGTTAAACACTATCCTGATGTGCTTGAAAAGTCAAATGGGTATTCATGGATTATAGAGTATGTTAAGAAAATAGCTAGGCTTAATGTAGATGAACTTATAAAATTATTGGATAAGAGAATTAAGAGTTTGTACCACAATTAATATTCACATGTTTGACAGCTGCTATGCGCAATATCTTCTATTGCTTCGCCAATACCTTTTAGCGATGTTAATGTGTATCCTTTTTGTATACCTTCTTTTGCTGTCTGTTGCATGCTTTCAGCTGAAGTTTTCTGAGGAGTTGTTTGACTCATTTTTACTCCAACATATATTACTTGCTGGGCCTTGGATTTATCTCTATATACTGTTATTCCTTTGCAGCCCAAAAGCCATGCCAGAATATAAACTTCCCTCACATCTTCTACTGTAGCATCAAATCTTAAATTCACTGTTTTAGAAACTCCTGCACAAACCCATTGTTGCCATACAGCTTGATGAAGAACATGCCACTTAGGCTCTATATCATGAGCAGTCCTGAAGAGAGTTTTTAGAGAACGTGGCACAAAGGGTATTTCAGATAGGCTACCTCTTTCAGCTACAAGTTTTATCATATCAGCATTGTCAAGCTCATATTTTCTTAAATATTCTAGAAACAGAGGATCAATTTCTATGAATGTTCCTACAGTTACATGTCTTTCATATGCAACTGCAAATATTGGTTCTATACTGGATGATGTACCAGCTAGTATGCTTATAGTTCCGGTGGGTGCTATGCTAGTTAGTGTAGCATTTCTCATTCCCACTTCCTTTCTGAGCTTCTCTATATAATTCCAATTAACTAATGGTCTATCGGATAACAGTTCAAGTACTTTTTTACTGGGTCTATCTTTAATTCCTGCTATGTTGAGCAATTCCTCTAAAGGTTTTGCTGTAAGCCATGTTGGTTTGTACTTTGATGAATCATAAATAGGAAATGAACCACGTTCCTTTGCCAGCTCTATACTAGCTAGTGCAAGGTTGTATTCTATCCACTCAGCAAGATGATAAGCAAGATATATAGCATCAACACTATCATATGGTATACCAAGTTTAATCAACATGTATGCCCATCCCATAACACCAACACCTATCTTCCTAGTTCTCTTAATAGCTTGTTCAAGCTGTGGCAAGGGCCATTTAGCAACATCAATAACATTGTCCATAAACCTGGCTATAACTCTTAAATCTTCTGCCAACTGTCTCCATGCAATACGCGGCATCCCCTCAGAATCTATATAAACATACTTTGACAAGTCAATGCTTCCAAGATTGCAGCTTTCCCATGGAAGCAATGGTTGTTCGCCGCAGGGATTTGTAGCGTTTATTTTCCCAAGATACCACACTGGATGTCTTCTATTTATTGTATCCACAAATAACAAGCCTGGATCTCCAGAATCCCAAGCATTTCTAACAATTTTCTCAAATAGCTTAGAGGCATCTTCATACTTCACAATAGCATCCTTGTCCTCTGCAATTGCCATAGCCTCATCAATTGTAACCATAACTGTTTCATCAATCCATATACTACCTCCCTTAGATTCAAGCTCCTCCAGTATAGCTTCTTGAACCCAGTCCTCATTGAGATAATGTCTAGCCTTAGAAATGATGTAGAATCGCGAGTCATTGCCTAAATCAGGACGCACATTTGTTCTTCTTGGATTTATGAGAGGAACTTTACTCTTCTTAATTACGGCATCCATAAAGTAATCATAAACACCAACGGAGATATTGAAGTTTTGT
Protein-coding regions in this window:
- the tes gene encoding tetraether lipid synthase Tes, which codes for MDDLKTPAIVANVDREKNVVYVGKKVISLGGISPTIKEGERVIRYTSSLCPYCFRPLPAIIIERENRLYIRRHCPEHGEIEEVYFEDAEMYRKFERYGFEGVGPGYVYTAATAPCPFNCGLCPLHKSHTALLNVVATNRCDLSCWYCFYYAEKAGYVYEPTIDDIKKMVEAVKKQPNIVVAVQLTGGEPTLRDDLEDIVETLRKMGVRHIQLNTHGIKFARLYLANPEEAIKYTKRLRDAGVNTVYLSFDGVTPETNPKNHWEVPYTLEVFRNSGMTSVVFVPTVIKSVNDHELGDIVKIAAYNMDVVRAVNFQPVSLVGMMRKQDRNRYRITIPEVIRKLEEQLNGEITKNDWFPVGAAVPIARFLELLDPSKKAEFTTHPACGAATYVYVKRVNDSIEFVPITRFIDAEGLLDYLEKKYESLKTKPAFLTKILGATSILSILNKFVLWDKVPDEIKKEFRSILLDIFIHRNYEALGKFHYKFLFIGMMHFMDEWNYDVERVMRCVIHYALPDGRIIPFCAFNILNDIYRDTPQKTYGIPIEEYIKKYGEKVLQEQKYVRTKDLIEKMINGEPYKKFYRPVMDKLKEFYTIS
- a CDS encoding adenosylcobalamin-dependent ribonucleoside-diphosphate reductase gives rise to the protein MTLESHRVPASVLESQSIESINISVIKRSGNREKFDAYKLLKSIIAACNGLCSDAEAWNIVKNVIEELKGKNEVSVDEIVDRVERIFVMRGLENPKWFEVAKLYELGRIYKDVYGKGKPIDIDPRDRKLSFSAIKVLASRYLLKDAKTWRFKETPQMMFRRVAHAIAEAEFVYCRNKGNSDEYCSEATKFWEEKFYEIMSDLRFLPNSPTLMNAGTRLGILSACFVIPVRDAITTPEGDGIYDAVRAQAIIFQQGGGTGFDFSELRPEGDIVASTGGVASGPISFMKMFDANTDVIKQGGKRRGANMGVLHVWHPDIEKFIDAKSGKLKDINLQNFNISVGVYDYFMDAVIKKSKVPLINPRRTNVRPDLGNDSRFYIISKARHYLNEDWVQEAILEELESKGGSIWIDETVMVTIDEAMAIAEDKDAIVKYEDASKLFEKIVRNAWDSGDPGLLFVDTINRRHPVWYLGKINATNPCGEQPLLPWESCNLGSIDLSKYVYIDSEGMPRIAWRQLAEDLRVIARFMDNVIDVAKWPLPQLEQAIKRTRKIGVGVMGWAYMLIKLGIPYDSVDAIYLAYHLAEWIEYNLALASIELAKERGSFPIYDSSKYKPTWLTAKPLEELLNIAGIKDRPSKKVLELLSDRPLVNWNYIEKLRKEVGMRNATLTSIAPTGTISILAGTSSSIEPIFAVAYERHVTVGTFIEIDPLFLEYLRKYELDNADMIKLVAERGSLSEIPFVPRSLKTLFRTAHDIEPKWHVLHQAVWQQWVCAGVSKTVNLRFDATVEDVREVYILAWLLGCKGITVYRDKSKAQQVIYVGVKMSQTTPQKTSAESMQQTAKEGIQKGYTLTSLKGIGEAIEDIAHSSCQTCEY